From Anopheles coluzzii chromosome 3, AcolN3, whole genome shotgun sequence, the proteins below share one genomic window:
- the LOC120955921 gene encoding synaptotagmin 1 isoform X1 produces the protein MAPNSRLWKREAEVESDAAKLADVASTLATKIFGHKQKHHTTTTESELDAEENEDFSTATPTKGEAEKLGDKAAEMTEALAHEMGIPTWGLVSIIIVVVLIILGICGFCIRRCFRKRRSKDGKKGMKGVDLKSVQLLGSAYKEKVQPDMEELTENAEEGDEGESKQSEQKLGKLQYKLEYDFNSNALTVTVIQAEELPALDMGGTSDPYVKVYLLPDKKKKFETKVHRKTLNPVFNESFTFKSLPYAEAMNKTLVFAIFDFDRFSKHDQIGEVKVPLCQIDLAQTIEEWRELQSVEGEGGQENKLGDICFSLRYVPTAGKLTVVILEAKNLKKMDVGGLSDPYVKIALMQNGKRLKKKKTSIKKCTLNPYYNESFSFEVPFEQIQKVNLVVTVVDYDRIGTSEPIGKVVLGYNASGTELRHWSDMLASPRRPIAQWHTLKDPDDDKKD, from the exons ATGGCTCCCAATTCTCGTTTGTGGAAGAGAGAGGCCGAGGTGGAGTCTGATGCGGCAAAGCTTGCGGATGTAGCCAGTACACTAGCTACAAAAATATTCGGACACAAGCAAAAGCACCACACGACCACTACGGAGTCTGAGCTTGACGCTG AGGAAAATGAGGATTTCAGCACGGCAACGCCAACCAAAGGCGAGGCGGAAAAGCTGGGAGACAAGGCGGCCGAGATGACGGAGGCGTTAGCCCACGAGATGGGCATCCCGACGTGGGGGCTCGTGTctatcatcatcgtcgtagTACTGATAATTTTGGGCATTTGCGGTTTCTGCATCCGTCGCTGCTTCCGAAAGAGACGATCCAAAGATGGCAAGAAGGGCATGAAAGGCGTTGATTTGAAATCGGTACAATTATTAGGTTCAGCATACAAAGAAAAG GTACAACCTGATATGGAAGAGCTTACCGAAAATGCCGAAGAAGGAGATGAAGGTGAAAGCAAACAGAGCGAGCAAAAGTTAGGCAAGCTGCAGTACAAG TTGGAATATGATTTCAACTCGAATGCTCTCACCGTAACCGTCATACAAGCGGAGGAACTTCCCGCCCTGGATATGGGAGGTACTTCTGATCCTTACGTCAAAGTGTACCTATTACCtgacaaaaagaagaaattcgaAACGAAAGTTCACCGTAAAACGCTGAATCCAGTGTTTAACGAATCATTTACCTTCAAG AGTCTCCCATATGCAGAAGCAATGAACAAGACGCTGgtgtttgccatttttgaCTTTGATCGCTTTTCCAAACATGACCAAATAGGAGAGGTAAAGGTACCGCTTTGCCAGATTGATTTGGCACAAACGATTGAAGAATGGAGAGAATTGCAGAGCGTTGAGGGTGAAGGTGGACAG GAAAATAAGTTGGGAGACATTTGCTTCTCATTGCGCTATGTACCCACTGCAGGTAAATTAACTGTCGTTATCTTGGAAGCGAAAAATCTCAAAAAGATGGATGTTGGCGGTTTATCAG ATCCATACGTCAAGATAGCCCTGATGCAGAATGGAAAgcgtttgaaaaagaaaaagactaGTATCAAAAAATGTACACTAAACCCCTACTACAATGAGTCGTTCTCATTTGAAGTTCCTTTCGAACAAATACAA AAAGTAAATCTTGTCGTAACGGTAGTGGATTATGATCGCATCGGCACCTCCGAACCAATTGGAAAGGTTGTTCTAGGCTACAATGCAAGCGGCACGGAGCTACGTCACTGGTCGGACATGCTGGCCTCCCCCAGGCGCCCGATAGCGCAGTGGCACACGCTGAAAGATCCGGACGATGACAAGAAGGATTAA
- the LOC120955921 gene encoding synaptotagmin 1 isoform X3, with product MAPNSRLWKREAEVESDAAKLADVASTLATKIFGHKQKHHTTTTESELDAEENEDFSTATPTKGEAEKLGDKAAEMTEALAHEMGIPTWGLVSIIIVVVLIILGICGFCIRRCFRKRRSKDGKKGMKGVDLKSVQPDMEELTENAEEGDEGESKQSEQKLGKLQYKLEYDFNSNALTVTVIQAEELPALDMGGTSDPYVKVYLLPDKKKKFETKVHRKTLNPVFNESFTFKSLPYAEAMNKTLVFAIFDFDRFSKHDQIGEVKVPLCQIDLAQTIEEWRELQSVEGEGGQENKLGDICFSLRYVPTAGKLTVVILEAKNLKKMDVGGLSDPYVKIALMQNGKRLKKKKTSIKKCTLNPYYNESFSFEVPFEQIQKVNLVVTVVDYDRIGTSEPIGKVVLGYNASGTELRHWSDMLASPRRPIAQWHTLKDPDDDKKD from the exons ATGGCTCCCAATTCTCGTTTGTGGAAGAGAGAGGCCGAGGTGGAGTCTGATGCGGCAAAGCTTGCGGATGTAGCCAGTACACTAGCTACAAAAATATTCGGACACAAGCAAAAGCACCACACGACCACTACGGAGTCTGAGCTTGACGCTG AGGAAAATGAGGATTTCAGCACGGCAACGCCAACCAAAGGCGAGGCGGAAAAGCTGGGAGACAAGGCGGCCGAGATGACGGAGGCGTTAGCCCACGAGATGGGCATCCCGACGTGGGGGCTCGTGTctatcatcatcgtcgtagTACTGATAATTTTGGGCATTTGCGGTTTCTGCATCCGTCGCTGCTTCCGAAAGAGACGATCCAAAGATGGCAAGAAGGGCATGAAAGGCGTTGATTTGAAATCG GTACAACCTGATATGGAAGAGCTTACCGAAAATGCCGAAGAAGGAGATGAAGGTGAAAGCAAACAGAGCGAGCAAAAGTTAGGCAAGCTGCAGTACAAG TTGGAATATGATTTCAACTCGAATGCTCTCACCGTAACCGTCATACAAGCGGAGGAACTTCCCGCCCTGGATATGGGAGGTACTTCTGATCCTTACGTCAAAGTGTACCTATTACCtgacaaaaagaagaaattcgaAACGAAAGTTCACCGTAAAACGCTGAATCCAGTGTTTAACGAATCATTTACCTTCAAG AGTCTCCCATATGCAGAAGCAATGAACAAGACGCTGgtgtttgccatttttgaCTTTGATCGCTTTTCCAAACATGACCAAATAGGAGAGGTAAAGGTACCGCTTTGCCAGATTGATTTGGCACAAACGATTGAAGAATGGAGAGAATTGCAGAGCGTTGAGGGTGAAGGTGGACAG GAAAATAAGTTGGGAGACATTTGCTTCTCATTGCGCTATGTACCCACTGCAGGTAAATTAACTGTCGTTATCTTGGAAGCGAAAAATCTCAAAAAGATGGATGTTGGCGGTTTATCAG ATCCATACGTCAAGATAGCCCTGATGCAGAATGGAAAgcgtttgaaaaagaaaaagactaGTATCAAAAAATGTACACTAAACCCCTACTACAATGAGTCGTTCTCATTTGAAGTTCCTTTCGAACAAATACAA AAAGTAAATCTTGTCGTAACGGTAGTGGATTATGATCGCATCGGCACCTCCGAACCAATTGGAAAGGTTGTTCTAGGCTACAATGCAAGCGGCACGGAGCTACGTCACTGGTCGGACATGCTGGCCTCCCCCAGGCGCCCGATAGCGCAGTGGCACACGCTGAAAGATCCGGACGATGACAAGAAGGATTAA
- the LOC120955921 gene encoding synaptotagmin 1 isoform X2 — translation MAPNSRLWKREAEVESDAAKLADVASTLATKIFGHKQKHHTTTTESELDAEENEDFSTATPTKGEAEKLGDKAAEMTEALAHEMGIPTWGLVSIIIVVVLIILGICGFCIRRCFRKRRSKDGKKGMKGVDLKSVQLLGSAYKEKVQPDMEELTENAEEGDEGESKQSEQKLGKLQYKLEYDFNSNALTVTVIQAEELPALDMGGTSDPYVKVYLLPDKKKKFETKVHRKTLNPVFNESFTFKSLPYAEAMNKTLVFAIFDFDRFSKHDQIGEVKVPLCQIDLAQTIEEWRELQSVEGEGGQLGDICFSLRYVPTAGKLTVVILEAKNLKKMDVGGLSDPYVKIALMQNGKRLKKKKTSIKKCTLNPYYNESFSFEVPFEQIQKVNLVVTVVDYDRIGTSEPIGKVVLGYNASGTELRHWSDMLASPRRPIAQWHTLKDPDDDKKD, via the exons ATGGCTCCCAATTCTCGTTTGTGGAAGAGAGAGGCCGAGGTGGAGTCTGATGCGGCAAAGCTTGCGGATGTAGCCAGTACACTAGCTACAAAAATATTCGGACACAAGCAAAAGCACCACACGACCACTACGGAGTCTGAGCTTGACGCTG AGGAAAATGAGGATTTCAGCACGGCAACGCCAACCAAAGGCGAGGCGGAAAAGCTGGGAGACAAGGCGGCCGAGATGACGGAGGCGTTAGCCCACGAGATGGGCATCCCGACGTGGGGGCTCGTGTctatcatcatcgtcgtagTACTGATAATTTTGGGCATTTGCGGTTTCTGCATCCGTCGCTGCTTCCGAAAGAGACGATCCAAAGATGGCAAGAAGGGCATGAAAGGCGTTGATTTGAAATCGGTACAATTATTAGGTTCAGCATACAAAGAAAAG GTACAACCTGATATGGAAGAGCTTACCGAAAATGCCGAAGAAGGAGATGAAGGTGAAAGCAAACAGAGCGAGCAAAAGTTAGGCAAGCTGCAGTACAAG TTGGAATATGATTTCAACTCGAATGCTCTCACCGTAACCGTCATACAAGCGGAGGAACTTCCCGCCCTGGATATGGGAGGTACTTCTGATCCTTACGTCAAAGTGTACCTATTACCtgacaaaaagaagaaattcgaAACGAAAGTTCACCGTAAAACGCTGAATCCAGTGTTTAACGAATCATTTACCTTCAAG AGTCTCCCATATGCAGAAGCAATGAACAAGACGCTGgtgtttgccatttttgaCTTTGATCGCTTTTCCAAACATGACCAAATAGGAGAGGTAAAGGTACCGCTTTGCCAGATTGATTTGGCACAAACGATTGAAGAATGGAGAGAATTGCAGAGCGTTGAGGGTGAAGGTGGACAG TTGGGAGACATTTGCTTCTCATTGCGCTATGTACCCACTGCAGGTAAATTAACTGTCGTTATCTTGGAAGCGAAAAATCTCAAAAAGATGGATGTTGGCGGTTTATCAG ATCCATACGTCAAGATAGCCCTGATGCAGAATGGAAAgcgtttgaaaaagaaaaagactaGTATCAAAAAATGTACACTAAACCCCTACTACAATGAGTCGTTCTCATTTGAAGTTCCTTTCGAACAAATACAA AAAGTAAATCTTGTCGTAACGGTAGTGGATTATGATCGCATCGGCACCTCCGAACCAATTGGAAAGGTTGTTCTAGGCTACAATGCAAGCGGCACGGAGCTACGTCACTGGTCGGACATGCTGGCCTCCCCCAGGCGCCCGATAGCGCAGTGGCACACGCTGAAAGATCCGGACGATGACAAGAAGGATTAA